One window of Paenibacillus sp. FSL K6-3182 genomic DNA carries:
- a CDS encoding nicotinate phosphoribosyltransferase produces the protein MTQTFVYPATLLCDFYKVSHKNQYPKGTELVYSTWTARTSRLDDINEVVAFGFQSFIKQYLIDYFNEHFFARTKAEVAYEYKRLIQFALGEANPDASHIEELHDLGYLPIKIKAIKEGALVPIRVPMLTIENTKPEFFWLTNYLETLMSCQLWMPATSATLAFEYRKILEAYALQTSGDTAGVPFQGHDFSMRGMGALESALGSSAGHLLSFTGTDTIPAILYLENYYNANIEKELVGTSIPATEHSVMCAHGRDEMASYRYLIKEVYPNGFVSIVSDTWDLWSVLDVVIRGLKDDIMSRDGKVVIRPDSGDPVKIICGDPDGESEFERKGVIEILWDIFGGTVTEKGYKQLDSHIGAIYGDAITISRCKEICEKLAAKGFASTNMVYGIGSFTYQYNTRDTFGFALKSTFTIVNGEERKIYKDPKTDNGVKKSQTGLVLVTEQDGKFAYTDNLSAEEYEARKAEDQLEVVFEDGKLVRDLTLAEVRANLLAHL, from the coding sequence ATGACGCAAACATTCGTTTATCCAGCTACGCTGCTATGTGACTTTTACAAGGTGAGCCATAAAAATCAGTATCCAAAAGGAACGGAGCTCGTTTATTCGACGTGGACCGCTCGCACAAGCCGACTAGATGATATTAACGAGGTTGTCGCTTTTGGCTTCCAATCGTTTATAAAACAATATCTCATCGATTATTTTAATGAGCACTTCTTTGCAAGAACAAAGGCAGAGGTAGCGTATGAGTACAAGAGGCTCATTCAATTTGCGCTTGGAGAAGCGAATCCCGATGCATCGCATATTGAGGAGCTGCACGATCTTGGATATTTGCCGATCAAGATTAAGGCAATTAAAGAAGGTGCATTAGTACCGATAAGAGTACCAATGCTGACTATTGAGAACACGAAGCCTGAATTTTTCTGGCTGACGAACTATTTGGAGACGTTGATGTCGTGCCAGCTGTGGATGCCGGCTACGAGCGCTACGCTAGCTTTTGAATATCGCAAAATTTTAGAAGCCTATGCGCTGCAGACAAGCGGCGATACAGCAGGCGTACCGTTCCAAGGTCATGATTTCTCGATGCGCGGCATGGGTGCGCTTGAATCGGCGCTCGGCAGCAGCGCAGGCCATCTCCTATCGTTCACGGGAACAGATACAATACCAGCGATATTGTATTTGGAAAACTATTATAATGCGAATATAGAAAAGGAATTGGTGGGTACGTCGATTCCGGCAACCGAGCATAGCGTTATGTGCGCGCACGGACGCGATGAGATGGCATCGTACCGCTATTTGATCAAAGAGGTATACCCAAATGGCTTTGTCTCGATCGTATCGGATACTTGGGATTTATGGAGTGTGCTGGACGTGGTCATTCGCGGCTTGAAGGATGACATTATGAGCAGGGACGGCAAGGTAGTCATTCGTCCCGACAGCGGAGATCCGGTCAAAATCATTTGCGGCGACCCGGATGGAGAGAGTGAATTCGAGCGCAAAGGCGTTATTGAAATACTCTGGGATATTTTTGGCGGTACGGTTACGGAGAAGGGGTATAAGCAGCTAGATAGCCACATCGGGGCAATCTATGGGGATGCGATTACGATTTCGCGCTGCAAGGAAATTTGCGAGAAGCTGGCAGCAAAAGGTTTTGCATCGACGAATATGGTGTATGGTATCGGTTCGTTTACTTACCAGTACAACACGCGGGATACATTCGGCTTCGCATTAAAATCGACGTTTACGATTGTGAATGGCGAGGAGCGCAAAATCTATAAGGATCCCAAAACAGATAATGGCGTGAAGAAGTCGCAGACAGGTCTTGTCCTCGTTACGGAGCAGGATGGGAAATTTGCCTATACTGACAATCTTAGCGCAGAGGAATATGAAGCTCGTAAAGCAGAGGATCAGCTGGAAGTAGTGTTTGAAGATGGGAAGCTAGTTCGCGATTTGACGCTGGCTGAAGTACGCGCGAACTTATTGGCTCATTTATAA
- a CDS encoding methyltransferase domain-containing protein gives MAIVQVKSTNPSFSFVIRKNPGSGMLLRAVRKGMAYGWYTDEATFNVYFKDADNEVSYKQHRQDQFEYLNVSRYNTPLFVLGAINEFFAAPLKAQHSSDTEQYEHTFHINMIHIELLRYIHFFEKHLTDYTFEAVHLAHKSYSLTIKTHKSLYELMHVVSVLCLFLSMFSDEYIDISDDVLIKYVKSIQIIDAPFYIRSLFARNFLASRDRFKKYKEELEKTDRYAVQLAFGGTAQQRRSYIGSVLPFNKAILDVGCGEGFYAIPFASKIEDSYYAVDIHEPLLEVVERKAKAKELDNIASFPSIEHFLEAYNGEQVDVILTEVIEHMSLNEAAVLIQQICEHVDFDYFVLTTPNAEFNAYYELEDFRHDDHKWELGQAEFQEWLLETIKDQSVESQFVAIGDGVNGIQTTQGAILRKRRE, from the coding sequence ATGGCTATCGTGCAAGTGAAATCGACGAACCCAAGCTTTTCGTTCGTCATTAGAAAAAATCCGGGGTCAGGCATGCTGCTGCGCGCTGTTCGCAAAGGAATGGCCTACGGCTGGTATACCGATGAAGCAACCTTCAACGTTTATTTTAAGGATGCTGACAATGAGGTTTCATACAAGCAGCATAGGCAGGACCAATTTGAGTACCTCAATGTATCGCGATATAATACGCCGCTCTTTGTACTGGGAGCGATTAATGAATTTTTTGCAGCGCCGCTTAAAGCGCAGCATTCGAGTGACACGGAGCAATACGAGCATACCTTCCATATCAATATGATTCATATTGAGCTCTTGCGTTATATTCATTTTTTTGAGAAGCATCTTACCGACTATACATTTGAAGCTGTACACCTGGCGCATAAGAGCTATTCGCTTACCATTAAGACGCATAAATCGTTATATGAGCTTATGCATGTCGTTAGTGTGCTTTGTCTCTTCCTTTCGATGTTCAGCGACGAATACATCGATATTTCTGATGATGTGTTGATTAAATATGTGAAGAGTATCCAAATTATCGACGCACCCTTTTATATACGAAGCTTGTTTGCCCGCAATTTTCTAGCTTCAAGAGACCGGTTCAAGAAATATAAAGAAGAGCTGGAGAAAACAGATCGTTATGCGGTTCAATTGGCCTTCGGCGGGACGGCTCAGCAGCGGAGAAGCTATATCGGAAGCGTGCTTCCGTTCAATAAGGCCATTCTCGACGTTGGCTGTGGAGAAGGTTTCTATGCGATTCCATTTGCATCCAAGATTGAAGATAGCTACTACGCGGTTGATATCCATGAGCCGCTGCTAGAGGTGGTAGAGCGAAAGGCGAAAGCAAAGGAACTGGACAACATCGCTAGCTTTCCTTCCATTGAACATTTTCTAGAGGCTTATAACGGCGAGCAGGTGGATGTCATTTTGACCGAGGTTATTGAGCATATGAGTCTAAATGAGGCAGCTGTTCTGATACAGCAAATATGCGAACATGTTGATTTTGATTATTTTGTGCTGACAACACCTAATGCAGAGTTTAATGCTTATTATGAGCTGGAAGACTTCCGGCATGATGACCATAAATGGGAGCTTGGACAAGCTGAATTTCAAGAGTGGCTGCTCGAAACGATTAAAGATCAATCCGTGGAAAGCCAATTTGTCGCAATCGGCGACGGAGTGAATGGTATACAAACGACGCAGGGTGCGATTTTGCGGAAGAGGAGAGAGTAG
- a CDS encoding nucleotidyltransferase domain-containing protein, which produces MTKIHENILLELGKIEREEQVRIVYACESGSRAWGFPSKDSDYDVRFIYVRPVEWYLSIFDKRDVIERPISDLLDINGWDLRKALNLFRKSNPPLLEWLQSPIPYFTKYSVAKQIRSVSPLSFSPKSCMYHYLHMAKGNYREYLQGEQVKIKKYFYVLRPILACGWIAKYNSMPPIEFDRLVEALIPEQSELRATVEQLLRRKKAGDELDYEPRLQVINSYLEERMVHFEQIALEMGQGGTAQDNQLDDLFRRALQEVWD; this is translated from the coding sequence ATGACCAAAATACATGAAAATATTTTGCTGGAACTGGGTAAAATCGAACGGGAGGAACAGGTTCGCATCGTTTACGCGTGCGAATCAGGAAGCAGGGCTTGGGGTTTTCCTTCTAAGGACAGCGATTACGATGTCCGATTTATTTACGTCAGGCCGGTGGAATGGTATTTATCGATATTTGACAAAAGAGATGTAATCGAACGCCCTATAAGCGATCTTCTCGATATAAACGGCTGGGATTTGCGCAAAGCGCTTAATCTGTTTCGCAAGTCGAATCCGCCGCTGCTCGAATGGCTGCAATCACCGATTCCATACTTTACGAAATACTCAGTAGCCAAACAAATCCGAAGCGTCTCTCCGTTATCTTTCTCGCCGAAGTCATGCATGTACCATTATCTCCATATGGCTAAAGGGAACTACCGAGAGTATCTGCAAGGCGAGCAAGTGAAAATAAAAAAGTATTTTTATGTGTTAAGGCCGATTCTTGCTTGCGGCTGGATTGCGAAGTACAACTCGATGCCTCCAATCGAATTTGATCGTTTAGTAGAGGCGCTTATTCCTGAGCAGAGCGAGCTAAGGGCTACGGTTGAACAATTGCTGCGCAGGAAAAAAGCGGGTGACGAGCTCGATTATGAGCCTAGGCTGCAAGTTATTAATTCCTATTTGGAGGAGCGAATGGTTCATTTTGAACAAATCGCACTCGAAATGGGTCAAGGGGGAACTGCGCAGGACAATCAGCTTGATGACTTGTTCCGCAGAGCATTACAAGAGGTTTGGGATTAA
- a CDS encoding DUF5808 domain-containing protein translates to MNNIILIVPAAIAYITILVMFLKQAVPSNHILFGVTFPAHAFEDAEMKQLQEKYKKSYFVYAGITLITLVPFFLLDKYFSLAFTYMLLWFAIFLYTSKLPFNKIHHKAAALKRDKQWFVGEKRVIRIDTKVTQLKKSMLVSPYWFLIPALLSVVPIIVSLFKSDVLLKMTGIASLAMTAILFVIYTAFGKMKTKVYSKNHDINAAINRAARRYWSMLWPSLAVFESINAFVAYMILTQGSSLSFTQWMIGIVMVSLLPLCSIFFVHNKIQAVEESLAETDGQSIVADDDHYWINGSTYYNPDDQTIMVPKRVGIGTTVNMATRAGKWIQYGGIVLVLVIVIPLTAFIVQSDNTAPTLTIKEDGIVSIDYPLYDYSFNLSDVKGITLEETLPSGFRTNGTATAEYARGNFSLEKLGAAKLYVFKNSPPYITMQLDGLTVIFNEKDAARTKELFEQLMASKL, encoded by the coding sequence ATGAACAATATTATTTTAATCGTTCCAGCAGCTATTGCCTACATCACTATTCTTGTTATGTTTTTGAAGCAAGCCGTACCAAGCAATCATATATTGTTTGGCGTTACGTTTCCTGCACATGCCTTCGAGGATGCAGAAATGAAGCAGCTTCAAGAAAAATATAAAAAATCATATTTTGTGTATGCTGGCATTACGTTAATAACTTTAGTGCCTTTTTTCCTGCTCGATAAATACTTTTCGTTAGCCTTTACTTACATGCTGCTTTGGTTTGCAATTTTTTTGTATACATCCAAACTTCCTTTCAACAAAATCCATCATAAAGCCGCTGCTCTCAAACGGGATAAACAATGGTTTGTCGGAGAAAAACGAGTGATCCGTATCGATACCAAAGTAACGCAGCTCAAAAAATCGATGCTTGTTTCTCCCTATTGGTTCCTAATTCCCGCTCTTTTATCTGTCGTCCCTATTATTGTTTCCTTGTTTAAAAGCGACGTTCTCTTAAAAATGACCGGCATTGCCTCACTCGCGATGACAGCGATCTTATTCGTCATTTACACTGCCTTTGGCAAAATGAAGACGAAGGTATACAGCAAAAACCACGACATCAACGCCGCTATTAACCGCGCAGCACGTCGTTATTGGTCCATGCTTTGGCCTAGCCTTGCTGTTTTTGAGAGCATTAATGCTTTTGTTGCCTATATGATTTTAACACAGGGAAGCTCGCTGAGCTTTACGCAGTGGATGATTGGTATTGTCATGGTATCCCTCTTGCCGCTGTGCAGCATCTTTTTTGTACATAACAAGATACAGGCGGTTGAAGAAAGCCTTGCGGAAACAGACGGCCAAAGTATTGTAGCCGATGACGACCACTACTGGATTAATGGCTCTACTTACTACAACCCGGATGATCAAACGATCATGGTTCCTAAACGTGTTGGAATTGGAACAACGGTCAATATGGCAACCCGAGCCGGAAAATGGATTCAATACGGCGGCATCGTGCTGGTCCTTGTGATCGTCATTCCTTTGACTGCTTTTATTGTACAATCTGACAATACGGCTCCTACTCTAACTATTAAAGAGGACGGTATCGTGTCCATCGATTATCCTTTATATGATTACAGCTTTAATTTAAGTGACGTTAAGGGAATTACGCTTGAAGAAACGCTCCCAAGCGGATTTAGAACAAATGGCACAGCGACAGCCGAATATGCCCGTGGCAACTTTTCCTTAGAGAAGCTGGGTGCTGCCAAGCTATATGTATTTAAAAACTCACCGCCGTACATTACCATGCAGCTTGACGGCTTAACCGTTATTTTTAATGAGAAAGACGCCGCCAGAACGAAGGAGCTTTTCGAACAACTAATGGCTAGTAAGCTTTAA
- a CDS encoding RtcB family protein, whose translation MKETYYQQVKLPSGQVHVYAGPELFASLDYKVFEMANNNLQIPNQVYMSYTPDVHVGVGTCIGTTAVWNTSDGYVSPSIVGSDIGCGMRVQLTNLHKDDLKEVKLRRKLVKAIEKYMPVEEHARGYFSDIRLETIVKKGLHGLPKKYIPDAYTPRKATSLTHVESSRFDFDEEVLDKFPEVVWHRAHRQLGTLGGGNHFVEIQAIEIAEENREIAEAWGLFDGQVVIMIHSGSRAWGGAVSQYCSTDIAKMMRQEGIGTADPKLLYAPLSHPLGQTYVNLMYSALNYAVVNRHLIAYAALEAGKDVFGSKFELRTLYDLMHNYAWEEEQDEQSYFIHRKGATRALPAGHPDNPDPYRSTGHPALIPGSMGTASYIMVGSAAGKANHYSICHGAGRIRSRNATKQLVSVEEVAIAMRVGTDDEIVVNQRSMESLVDESPQAYKDVDQIIESVVGAGLAQVVAKCKPLAAVKGT comes from the coding sequence ATGAAAGAAACGTATTATCAGCAAGTTAAGCTGCCTTCGGGGCAGGTGCATGTTTATGCAGGACCAGAGCTATTCGCGTCCTTGGATTATAAAGTGTTTGAAATGGCGAACAACAACTTACAAATACCGAATCAAGTATATATGAGCTATACGCCTGATGTGCATGTTGGCGTGGGAACCTGTATCGGTACAACAGCGGTATGGAATACGAGTGATGGCTACGTTTCTCCTTCCATCGTAGGCAGCGATATCGGATGCGGAATGCGCGTACAGCTAACAAATCTGCATAAGGATGATTTGAAGGAAGTGAAACTGCGGCGTAAGCTGGTTAAGGCTATTGAGAAATATATGCCAGTTGAGGAGCATGCAAGAGGTTACTTCTCAGATATTAGACTTGAGACTATCGTGAAGAAGGGCTTGCACGGCTTGCCAAAAAAATATATTCCAGATGCCTACACGCCGCGCAAAGCTACCTCTTTAACCCATGTGGAGAGCAGCCGCTTTGATTTTGACGAAGAGGTGCTGGATAAGTTTCCGGAAGTTGTCTGGCATCGCGCGCATCGCCAGCTCGGCACACTTGGCGGCGGCAATCATTTTGTAGAAATTCAAGCGATTGAAATTGCTGAGGAAAATAGAGAAATTGCCGAAGCATGGGGGCTGTTCGACGGCCAAGTGGTCATTATGATTCATTCCGGCTCGCGGGCTTGGGGCGGTGCGGTCAGTCAATATTGCAGCACGGACATTGCCAAAATGATGCGTCAGGAAGGCATAGGCACCGCGGATCCTAAGCTGCTGTATGCGCCGTTATCCCATCCGCTCGGTCAAACGTATGTCAACCTCATGTACTCGGCCTTGAATTATGCGGTCGTGAATCGCCACCTGATTGCATACGCTGCCTTGGAGGCGGGCAAGGATGTGTTCGGCTCCAAATTCGAGCTGCGCACGCTGTATGATCTCATGCATAACTACGCATGGGAGGAAGAACAGGATGAGCAATCCTATTTCATTCATCGCAAGGGTGCAACAAGAGCGCTGCCGGCAGGACATCCGGATAACCCAGATCCGTATCGGAGCACGGGGCATCCGGCGCTTATACCAGGATCGATGGGCACTGCCTCGTATATTATGGTCGGAAGTGCTGCAGGGAAAGCGAATCATTATTCCATCTGTCATGGCGCAGGACGAATCAGGTCACGGAACGCAACGAAGCAGCTCGTATCGGTAGAAGAGGTCGCTATTGCAATGCGTGTAGGCACGGATGATGAAATCGTCGTAAACCAGCGCTCTATGGAGTCGCTGGTCGATGAATCACCGCAGGCATACAAGGATGTAGATCAAATCATTGAGAGTGTAGTCGGAGCGGGGCTTGCGCAGGTCGTAGCGAAATGCAAACCGTTAGCTGCTGTCAAAGGAACGTAA
- a CDS encoding NUDIX domain-containing protein — protein MVENESNYAADHYRSPDGAPADIVIFTIVTTERQTPKKALPTRELQVLLIKRNIWPFEGQWALPGGFTMENETVYDCAIRELQEETAVEDVHIEYFNVYSTPGRDPRGWIISHAFLALVNECTLEQRAAAVDASDVQLFTVEEALQMDLAFDHKQILTDALQEIRKKMLTTKIAKEFLPEEFTLSELYQVIKTVVPDFEEKNFIRKLTSTKSRSTIIEEATDTNGNPKQSNQYSQRAAQLYLFTKEEPRLSIYS, from the coding sequence ATGGTCGAAAATGAATCCAATTACGCAGCAGATCATTACCGATCACCTGATGGCGCACCAGCAGATATCGTCATCTTTACGATCGTAACGACTGAAAGGCAAACGCCTAAGAAGGCGCTGCCTACGAGGGAGCTGCAGGTGCTGCTGATTAAGCGGAATATATGGCCCTTCGAAGGGCAGTGGGCGCTGCCAGGCGGCTTTACGATGGAAAATGAGACGGTATATGACTGTGCTATACGCGAGCTGCAAGAAGAGACAGCGGTTGAGGACGTGCATATTGAATATTTTAACGTGTATAGCACGCCTGGCCGTGATCCAAGGGGCTGGATTATCTCGCATGCTTTTCTAGCGCTCGTTAATGAATGTACACTTGAACAAAGGGCTGCGGCTGTAGATGCATCGGATGTGCAATTGTTTACAGTCGAAGAAGCGCTTCAAATGGATTTGGCGTTTGACCATAAGCAAATCTTGACCGACGCGCTGCAAGAGATTCGCAAGAAAATGCTGACTACGAAGATAGCGAAGGAGTTTCTGCCAGAGGAGTTTACGCTTAGTGAGCTGTATCAGGTAATAAAAACGGTTGTTCCTGATTTTGAGGAGAAAAATTTCATTCGCAAATTGACGTCAACGAAAAGCCGCAGCACGATTATTGAAGAGGCGACGGATACGAATGGAAATCCGAAGCAATCCAATCAATATTCGCAGCGAGCAGCGCAATTGTACCTTTTTACAAAGGAAGAGCCAAGATTGTCTATTTATAGCTGA
- a CDS encoding GntR family transcriptional regulator, with amino-acid sequence MIMTLDYNSDIPIYVQLRNQIVIGIGVGGLNYGEKLPTVRQLADDLGVNAMTVNKAYALLKNEGYISIDRRHGAKVRTEWSKQADFSQKLEYELKLVISEASLKGIEQEQFMHICSNIFKAAMSKNHPLPE; translated from the coding sequence ATGATTATGACGCTCGACTACAACAGTGATATACCGATCTACGTCCAGCTCCGCAACCAAATTGTCATCGGAATTGGCGTAGGCGGACTCAATTATGGGGAGAAATTGCCAACGGTAAGACAGCTCGCTGATGATTTAGGGGTAAATGCCATGACCGTGAACAAAGCCTATGCCCTTCTCAAAAACGAGGGATACATATCTATTGATCGCCGTCATGGGGCCAAGGTACGCACCGAATGGAGCAAGCAAGCTGATTTTAGCCAAAAGCTGGAATATGAATTAAAGCTTGTTATTTCTGAGGCTAGTCTTAAAGGTATCGAGCAAGAACAATTTATGCACATTTGCTCGAACATCTTTAAAGCCGCAATGAGCAAAAATCATCCCCTGCCAGAATAG
- a CDS encoding Gfo/Idh/MocA family oxidoreductase encodes MIKFGVIGTNWITESFISAAREVEDFKLAAVYSRSIETASTFAEKHSIAATFTDIEEMAASGQIDAVYIASPNSFHAAHAIACMKHGIHVLCEKPIASNAHELRQMIAAAKENGVLLMEALKSTMLPGFKAVQDNIDKLGTIRRYFASYCQYSSRYDAYKAGTVLNAFNPVFSNGALMDLGIYCVYPLVALFGKPDVIKATGVMLDSGVDGEGSIVLQYESMDAVIMYSKITHSSLPSEIQGENGSIVIDKISEIGKVEIQYRNGTSEDISQPSNSKSMYYEAKEFIELIKAGRTESSINTFANSLVTLEIMDEARKQIGLVYPADAIETK; translated from the coding sequence ATGATCAAATTCGGCGTTATCGGTACAAACTGGATTACGGAGTCATTTATTTCTGCGGCGCGCGAGGTTGAAGATTTCAAACTAGCTGCTGTCTATTCGCGTTCGATAGAAACAGCGAGTACATTTGCGGAGAAACATAGTATTGCTGCTACGTTTACGGATATCGAAGAGATGGCGGCAAGTGGACAAATTGATGCGGTATACATTGCTAGTCCAAACTCATTTCATGCCGCTCATGCGATTGCTTGTATGAAGCATGGCATTCATGTGCTCTGCGAGAAGCCGATCGCTTCGAATGCGCATGAGCTGCGCCAGATGATTGCGGCTGCGAAGGAAAACGGCGTGCTGCTCATGGAGGCGTTAAAGTCGACGATGCTGCCAGGGTTTAAGGCTGTTCAAGACAACATCGACAAGCTTGGAACGATACGGCGTTATTTTGCGAGCTATTGCCAATATTCGTCTAGGTACGATGCCTATAAGGCGGGTACGGTGCTTAATGCTTTTAACCCTGTATTCTCAAACGGGGCGCTTATGGATCTTGGCATTTATTGCGTCTACCCGCTTGTAGCCTTATTTGGCAAGCCGGATGTGATTAAAGCGACTGGTGTCATGCTGGATTCTGGCGTGGATGGGGAAGGAAGCATCGTTCTTCAGTATGAGAGCATGGATGCGGTCATCATGTATTCCAAAATTACACATTCATCGCTGCCATCGGAGATTCAAGGGGAGAACGGCAGTATCGTAATCGACAAGATTAGTGAAATAGGGAAGGTTGAAATCCAATACCGCAACGGAACAAGCGAAGATATTTCGCAGCCTTCAAATAGCAAGTCGATGTACTATGAAGCGAAGGAATTTATCGAGCTGATTAAAGCTGGACGTACGGAGTCATCCATTAACACGTTTGCAAATTCACTCGTAACGCTGGAAATTATGGATGAGGCAAGAAAGCAGATTGGACTCGTCTACCCTGCCGATGCTATAGAAACGAAATAA
- a CDS encoding ribose-phosphate pyrophosphokinase — protein sequence MLRFNGVELGLKQFPNGETLINGDEILTHMAEFNTIVWKYENDGDLVKLMFIKSYLDDRRVKCTLTIYYLPYSRMDRVEGTSAFTLKYTAAFINNMNFESVTIIEPHSDVSLALIDRSIGKYPTIQLLEQVANEVGFDSEKDYLFFPDAGAQKRYSKVQGYQQLVGYKARDFQTGQIKSLDVVGHTPREGFKAIIVDDLCSYGGTFMLSAEKLKVLGATHIYLLVGHCEHSIYKGKILETDLIDKVYTTDTILHQAEHDKIHVFAMGGL from the coding sequence ATGCTGAGGTTTAATGGAGTAGAGCTTGGGTTAAAACAGTTTCCGAATGGGGAGACGCTCATAAACGGCGATGAAATTCTAACGCATATGGCGGAATTCAATACGATCGTATGGAAATATGAGAATGATGGCGATCTGGTTAAGCTGATGTTCATCAAGAGCTACCTGGATGATCGGCGCGTTAAATGTACGTTGACCATTTATTATTTGCCGTACAGCCGAATGGATCGAGTCGAAGGTACTTCTGCCTTTACGTTAAAATATACAGCTGCCTTTATTAATAACATGAACTTTGAGTCGGTTACGATTATCGAGCCGCATTCCGATGTATCGCTGGCGCTGATCGATCGCAGTATCGGCAAATATCCAACGATTCAGCTGCTTGAGCAAGTCGCGAACGAAGTAGGTTTTGATTCGGAGAAGGACTATCTTTTTTTTCCAGATGCAGGGGCGCAGAAACGTTACAGCAAGGTTCAAGGCTACCAGCAGCTGGTAGGCTATAAAGCGAGAGATTTTCAGACCGGCCAAATCAAGAGTCTGGATGTCGTTGGACATACCCCGCGCGAGGGCTTTAAGGCCATCATTGTTGATGATCTTTGTTCGTATGGCGGCACGTTTATGCTTAGCGCAGAGAAGCTGAAGGTACTTGGAGCCACGCATATTTATTTGCTGGTAGGACACTGCGAGCATTCGATCTATAAAGGGAAAATATTAGAAACTGATCTTATTGATAAGGTGTATACGACCGATACCATACTTCATCAAGCAGAGCATGACAAAATTCACGTATTCGCAATGGGAGGCCTATAA